One Vibrio quintilis DNA segment encodes these proteins:
- a CDS encoding GGDEF domain-containing protein, which produces MPGLLNKIKEAGLDVTSVHGDAAIILWNHIRNYIASTQWEQAQCHVISAEYQALLNQIELSIDELNAALALLQLPQDAEAVLSIKISLCHRLIESGDYQTALKEYISISNIAVENEFIDEYALAVIGMGELCYRYGDPGKALLFYQKVNSIDQAISSRSLRLRYKICMLACHISMKEYAVAEELIKECEELSILVSDQELSRQIILYETKINRAKGNIDEAIHVLSETPYTTGSRYNKPLTCLLKIELAYCLISQGKITLAEMILIQKLRKTAHLTNPELHKSLYQALAYIYEYQAKYEEALKYEKKAYQIEADLMKQIPIGELGASQLKRLSQFELQLKLIMSKMENQELKETTESQKHTVARLQQDVFTDPLTKLHNRRWLEAKLKELLLHEVSFAFLIIDIDHFKSINDEFSHLIGDKAIISVSDELSRYFNFNHASCVRYGGEEFLVILENPTLDEAKNHGEKFRKHIYQINWDSLLNERRLTVSIGVTLHREGENTQRTLHRADKALYQAKANGRNQVCAEP; this is translated from the coding sequence ATGCCGGGCTTACTGAATAAGATTAAAGAAGCAGGTCTTGATGTCACTTCTGTTCATGGTGATGCTGCAATTATTCTCTGGAACCATATCAGAAATTACATTGCTTCCACACAATGGGAACAGGCGCAGTGCCATGTGATCAGTGCTGAATATCAGGCACTGCTCAATCAGATCGAATTGAGTATTGATGAGCTCAATGCGGCTCTGGCGCTATTGCAACTCCCACAAGATGCTGAAGCCGTCCTTTCAATCAAAATTTCCCTGTGTCATCGACTGATTGAATCCGGCGATTACCAGACAGCACTAAAAGAATATATTTCGATTTCAAATATTGCGGTTGAAAATGAGTTTATTGATGAATATGCCCTTGCCGTGATCGGCATGGGCGAGCTCTGTTACCGCTATGGCGATCCAGGCAAAGCACTGCTGTTCTATCAAAAGGTCAACAGCATTGATCAGGCAATTTCAAGCCGGTCGCTACGTCTGAGATATAAAATATGCATGCTGGCCTGCCACATTAGCATGAAAGAATATGCGGTTGCAGAAGAACTGATTAAAGAATGTGAAGAACTCAGTATTCTGGTCAGCGATCAGGAACTTTCCCGCCAAATCATTCTTTATGAAACAAAAATTAACCGGGCAAAAGGGAATATCGACGAAGCCATTCATGTGCTGTCGGAAACACCGTATACAACCGGCAGCCGCTACAATAAGCCACTGACCTGCCTGCTAAAAATCGAGCTGGCCTATTGCCTGATCTCGCAAGGGAAAATAACCCTGGCAGAAATGATTTTAATTCAGAAACTGCGTAAGACCGCTCATTTAACCAATCCGGAATTACACAAGTCTTTATATCAGGCTCTGGCCTATATTTATGAATATCAGGCGAAGTATGAAGAAGCCCTGAAATATGAGAAAAAAGCCTACCAGATAGAAGCAGATCTGATGAAACAGATCCCTATCGGGGAGCTGGGAGCCAGCCAGCTGAAACGACTCTCGCAATTTGAGCTGCAACTCAAACTCATTATGTCAAAGATGGAAAACCAGGAGTTAAAAGAAACAACTGAGAGCCAGAAACATACAGTGGCGCGTTTACAGCAGGATGTTTTCACCGATCCATTGACAAAGCTGCATAATCGCCGCTGGCTGGAAGCGAAATTAAAAGAGTTACTGCTTCATGAAGTGTCGTTCGCATTTTTGATTATCGATATTGATCACTTTAAATCAATCAATGATGAATTCTCTCATTTAATTGGTGATAAAGCGATTATCAGTGTTTCCGATGAACTGAGCCGTTATTTTAATTTTAACCATGCTTCATGTGTCCGGTATGGTGGTGAAGAGTTCCTGGTGATCCTGGAAAACCCCACACTGGATGAAGCAAAAAATCACGGTGAAAAATTCCGTAAACACATTTACCAGATCAACTGGGATTCACTACTCAATGAGCGGAGGCTCACCGTCAGTATCGGAGTTACACTTCACAGAGAAGGTGAAAATACTCAGCGGACACTGCACAGAGCAGACAAAGCCCTTTACCAGGCAAAAGCAAACGGAAGAAATCAGGTCTGTGCAGAGCCTTAG
- a CDS encoding MFS transporter, with translation MSGEGKDSTGWQNPANFLLVVSFIVPVAFASWSALLNNFSVESARFNGSDIGILQSVREIPGFLAFSAVFILLFIKEQRFLLIALSMLTLGVAITGFFPSFNGLLLTTLLMSTGFHYLETLKQSLTLQWINKDEAPEMLGKLISAGALASLLTYGCLWLMLDLMKLSYLWVYLITGGVAFVLTAVVALAFPQFQARTVQNKKLMLRKRYWLYYALTFMSGARRQIFTVFAGFLMVEKFGYSASEITLLFLINYVFNFLFARQIGKTIGRVGERRALMLEYGGLILVFVGYAIVENAHVAAGLYVVDHLFFALALAIKTYFQKIADPADMASTAGVSFTINHIAAVIIPATFGLVWMVSPAAVFYIGAAMAVISLVLSLNIPGVPAKGNEVRILRWN, from the coding sequence GTGTCAGGAGAAGGAAAAGACAGCACCGGATGGCAGAATCCGGCTAATTTTTTGCTTGTGGTCTCATTTATTGTGCCTGTTGCCTTTGCCAGCTGGAGCGCACTACTGAATAATTTTTCGGTTGAAAGTGCCCGGTTTAATGGCTCAGATATCGGGATTCTGCAGAGTGTCAGAGAAATCCCCGGGTTTCTGGCTTTTTCTGCTGTTTTCATTTTACTGTTTATTAAAGAACAACGCTTTCTGCTGATTGCTCTGTCGATGTTAACTCTGGGCGTCGCAATTACCGGGTTTTTCCCTTCTTTTAATGGGTTATTATTGACAACATTGCTGATGTCTACCGGGTTTCATTATCTGGAAACGCTAAAGCAATCTCTGACATTGCAATGGATAAACAAAGATGAAGCACCTGAAATGTTAGGGAAGCTTATCTCTGCAGGTGCGCTTGCTTCTCTGCTGACCTACGGATGTTTGTGGCTGATGCTGGATTTGATGAAGCTGTCTTATCTTTGGGTCTATCTGATTACCGGTGGTGTTGCTTTTGTGTTGACTGCTGTGGTTGCGCTGGCATTCCCGCAGTTTCAAGCCAGAACAGTACAGAATAAGAAACTAATGCTCAGAAAACGTTACTGGTTATATTATGCGTTAACATTCATGAGTGGTGCCCGCCGACAAATTTTCACCGTATTTGCAGGTTTTTTGATGGTTGAAAAATTTGGTTATTCTGCCAGTGAAATAACTCTGTTGTTCCTGATTAATTACGTTTTTAACTTTTTGTTTGCCAGGCAAATCGGTAAAACGATCGGCAGGGTTGGTGAACGCCGGGCACTGATGCTGGAGTATGGTGGTTTAATTTTGGTATTTGTCGGGTATGCCATCGTTGAAAATGCCCACGTTGCCGCAGGGCTTTATGTTGTGGATCATCTGTTTTTTGCTTTGGCGCTGGCGATTAAAACCTATTTTCAGAAAATTGCAGATCCGGCTGATATGGCTTCAACCGCCGGTGTCTCATTTACGATTAACCATATTGCAGCTGTGATTATCCCGGCGACGTTTGGACTGGTTTGGATGGTTTCCCCTGCTGCGGTATTCTATATCGGCGCGGCGATGGCTGTGATTTCGTTAGTTCTGTCTTTGAATATTCCGGGAGTTCCGGCGAAAGGAAATGAAGTCCGCATTCTTCGCTGGAACTAG
- a CDS encoding PilZ domain-containing protein — translation MAMVKPASTTRNPASAQSSLETLALIDHSSELTLNIATPVGKKFRCHTTFIGIHSNTYILTELPSSSGGNTQTFFQPGFWCNVKAISHRGEGAFIYFRSQLLHVLTKPIPMAVMSIPEGVKLTPLRKEARYQIKLPGFIQFDNSKVECEIRDLSKSGCCFSTALLAKKLYEGDYAIILLKLGAQEIRVEGKICNIQRNTPHRIDHGFELTDKGKASIRPLLEHLDINGTKIILDQASEATPESNHE, via the coding sequence ATGGCAATGGTAAAGCCTGCATCCACAACCAGAAATCCAGCATCTGCACAGAGTAGCCTTGAGACGTTAGCACTGATTGATCACAGTAGTGAGCTAACGTTGAACATAGCCACACCTGTCGGAAAAAAGTTCAGATGCCATACCACTTTTATTGGTATCCATTCCAATACTTACATTCTGACAGAGCTGCCTTCATCTTCGGGCGGTAATACCCAAACGTTTTTCCAGCCAGGATTCTGGTGTAACGTCAAAGCAATTTCACATCGCGGCGAAGGCGCTTTCATCTATTTCCGCAGCCAGCTTCTCCATGTACTGACTAAACCGATTCCTATGGCTGTGATGTCAATTCCGGAAGGTGTAAAACTGACTCCCCTGCGCAAAGAGGCCCGATATCAGATCAAGCTGCCCGGTTTTATCCAGTTCGATAACAGTAAAGTTGAGTGCGAAATCCGGGATCTGTCCAAAAGCGGTTGCTGTTTTTCAACCGCTCTTCTGGCCAAAAAGCTTTATGAAGGCGATTATGCCATCATTCTGCTGAAGCTGGGTGCTCAGGAAATCCGGGTTGAGGGTAAAATATGTAATATTCAGAGAAATACGCCTCATCGTATCGACCACGGTTTTGAACTGACAGATAAAGGGAAAGCCAGTATTCGACCATTACTTGAACACCTGGATATTAATGGCACTAAAATTATTCTCGACCAGGCAAGTGAAGCAACACCGGAAAGTAATCATGAATAA
- a CDS encoding DUF368 domain-containing protein, with product MNYLFTFFKGMAMGAADVVPGVSGGTIAFITGIYDTLLESIRRINPKLITVIRKQGIKAALAHINLKFLLCLFSGIFLSILTLAKLVSWLLITHPIPLWSFFFGLILVSVLHILRQIKQRQITQFAGFIAGVLLAYSITILQPLHLEPTTMNILFAGAVAICAMILPGISGSFILLLIGMYAPILEAVKNFRLTPIVTFLCGCVLGLLCFSHLLSWLLKHHRDLTLVTLTGLMVGTLPKIWPWKETLTWRTNSHGELVPLLQHNLLPAEYERLTSQPSQLFLAIAMMLTAIGIVLILEKIAKKKY from the coding sequence ATGAACTATCTCTTCACTTTTTTTAAAGGCATGGCGATGGGAGCTGCTGACGTAGTTCCCGGGGTATCTGGTGGCACAATCGCTTTTATTACCGGTATTTATGACACGCTGCTGGAAAGTATCCGCCGTATTAATCCCAAACTGATCACTGTGATCAGAAAACAGGGAATTAAAGCGGCTCTGGCACACATCAACCTGAAATTTTTACTCTGCCTGTTCAGCGGTATTTTCCTGAGTATTCTCACACTGGCTAAATTAGTTTCATGGCTGCTCATTACCCACCCGATTCCACTCTGGTCATTTTTCTTTGGTCTGATTCTGGTATCAGTTCTGCATATTTTGAGACAAATTAAGCAAAGACAGATAACCCAGTTTGCCGGTTTTATTGCCGGTGTATTGCTGGCCTATTCGATTACTATACTGCAACCACTGCATCTCGAGCCGACAACCATGAATATACTGTTCGCTGGCGCTGTTGCTATCTGTGCCATGATTCTGCCGGGAATCTCCGGCAGTTTCATTTTATTGCTGATCGGTATGTATGCGCCAATTCTGGAGGCAGTCAAAAACTTCCGGCTCACCCCAATTGTGACTTTTCTGTGCGGATGCGTACTTGGTCTGCTGTGCTTTTCTCATCTGCTCTCATGGTTGCTCAAGCATCACAGAGATCTGACCCTGGTCACCCTGACCGGACTGATGGTCGGTACATTACCCAAAATCTGGCCCTGGAAGGAAACGCTGACCTGGCGGACGAATTCTCACGGAGAACTGGTACCATTACTTCAGCATAATCTTCTGCCAGCTGAGTATGAACGCCTGACAAGCCAGCCATCCCAGTTATTTTTAGCGATTGCGATGATGCTTACAGCAATCGGAATTGTTCTGATACTGGAAAAAATCGCGAAGAAAAAATATTAA
- the sstT gene encoding serine/threonine transporter SstT translates to MQNNIFARFARGNLVIQIIIGIALGALLATSAPDVAQKAGLLGSLFVSALKAVAPVLVFVLVIASIANQKRNQQTHMRPIVILYLLGTFVASLTAVILSFLFPTTLTLVTGAEGTTPPEGITEVLHTLLFKVVDNPVNAILQANYIGILAWAIGLGIALHHASAHTKAVLEDLSHGVSQIVRFIIRLAPFGIFGLVSSTFATIGFSALAGYTHLLAVLLSAMLIIALVVNPVIVFVKTGQNPFPLVFRCLRESGVTAFFTRSSAANIPVNMALCNKLDLDEDTYSVSIPLGATINMAGAAITITVLTLAAVHTVGIEVDMMSAVLLSLVSAISACGASGVAGGSLLLIPLACGLFGISNDVAMQVVAVGFIIGVIQDSAETALNSSTDVVFTAAVCQAEQKKANRL, encoded by the coding sequence ATGCAAAACAACATCTTTGCCCGTTTTGCCCGAGGGAATTTAGTGATACAGATTATTATTGGTATCGCCCTTGGTGCACTTTTAGCAACATCAGCCCCCGATGTTGCTCAAAAAGCAGGCTTACTTGGCAGCCTTTTTGTCAGCGCACTGAAAGCAGTTGCTCCGGTTTTGGTTTTTGTACTGGTTATAGCATCCATCGCTAATCAAAAAAGAAACCAGCAAACTCACATGCGCCCAATTGTTATTCTTTATCTTTTGGGAACGTTTGTGGCATCACTGACTGCTGTAATTCTCAGCTTCCTTTTCCCGACAACACTCACGCTGGTTACCGGTGCTGAGGGAACAACACCACCAGAAGGAATCACCGAAGTTCTGCATACCTTGCTGTTCAAAGTCGTTGATAACCCGGTTAATGCCATTCTTCAGGCAAATTATATTGGTATTTTAGCCTGGGCAATTGGTCTGGGTATCGCCTTACACCATGCCAGTGCGCATACAAAAGCCGTACTGGAAGATTTAAGCCACGGTGTTTCACAAATCGTTCGCTTCATTATCAGACTGGCGCCATTCGGTATCTTCGGGCTGGTTTCCTCCACTTTTGCGACGATCGGTTTCTCCGCACTGGCAGGTTATACTCACCTGCTCGCAGTCCTTCTTTCCGCAATGTTAATCATTGCTCTGGTTGTCAATCCTGTCATTGTATTTGTGAAAACCGGGCAAAATCCGTTTCCTCTTGTTTTCCGGTGCTTACGGGAAAGTGGTGTAACGGCATTTTTCACCCGTTCAAGTGCAGCGAATATTCCTGTCAATATGGCTTTGTGTAACAAGCTTGATCTGGATGAAGATACTTACTCAGTTTCTATTCCGCTTGGTGCAACCATCAACATGGCCGGCGCAGCAATTACAATCACGGTTCTGACACTGGCGGCCGTTCATACAGTGGGCATTGAAGTCGATATGATGAGTGCTGTCCTCCTGAGTCTGGTCTCAGCAATTTCAGCATGTGGTGCATCGGGTGTTGCCGGAGGCTCACTACTGCTGATTCCTCTGGCTTGTGGCCTGTTTGGTATTTCCAATGATGTCGCAATGCAGGTGGTTGCAGTCGGATTTATCATTGGAGTCATTCAGGACTCCGCAGAGACAGCACTGAACAGTTCAACCGATGTTGTATTCACAGCAGCAGTTTGTCAGGCAGAACAGAAAAAAGCCAACAGACTGTAA
- a CDS encoding tetratricopeptide repeat protein, with translation MSILGIFIGLAGLILIGLVSWLMMLSINQKKLDKERIAKGEARRKALEREKEDEHQERLQKAESGHVPTILFMAKEAERFNVKDALYWYEKAAELDSETGMYGVVRLCKKTVGDMVYEEKGRFWQKYIQGLEGNMAALCDTGQAYLTGRGTNVDIEKGMSLLEKAALSNYTPAQLQLGDWFMSKDNPSPKPEDSCFWFAKAAKLESEEGMIKLGLNYLKGIGIHQDHRKACYWLERCSEKGNAKAMYHAGKAWIDHGEHGNSVAYVWLFCSAKCGYDLAQNVRDEVGNKLGVEAVVLLQNFAKPLLKKINEGGVSKHLLIKAFNKLYKRDIPIPGSNENSEDMLAQEHGELFENLSVQNVPDPASENKSIPAEKEDKASFEQSGVQVNTDYTDKNMH, from the coding sequence ATGAGTATTCTTGGAATTTTTATCGGTTTGGCGGGATTAATCCTGATTGGACTCGTCAGCTGGTTGATGATGCTTTCTATCAACCAGAAGAAGCTCGACAAAGAGCGGATTGCCAAAGGAGAAGCGCGTCGCAAAGCTTTGGAAAGAGAGAAAGAAGATGAGCATCAGGAGCGTTTGCAAAAAGCTGAATCCGGGCATGTCCCGACGATTCTGTTTATGGCAAAAGAAGCCGAGCGTTTCAATGTAAAAGATGCGCTGTACTGGTACGAAAAAGCAGCAGAGCTTGACAGTGAAACCGGTATGTATGGTGTTGTCCGGCTGTGTAAGAAAACTGTCGGGGATATGGTATATGAGGAAAAAGGACGTTTCTGGCAGAAATATATTCAGGGGCTGGAAGGCAATATGGCTGCTTTGTGTGATACGGGTCAGGCTTACCTGACCGGGCGTGGCACAAATGTGGATATTGAAAAAGGAATGAGCCTGCTGGAGAAAGCTGCGCTTTCTAATTATACGCCGGCCCAGCTGCAACTGGGCGACTGGTTCATGTCTAAAGATAATCCTTCCCCGAAACCTGAAGACTCTTGTTTCTGGTTTGCGAAAGCGGCAAAACTGGAGAGTGAAGAAGGTATGATCAAGCTGGGTCTCAATTACCTGAAAGGTATCGGGATTCATCAGGATCATCGTAAAGCCTGTTACTGGCTGGAACGTTGTTCGGAAAAGGGCAATGCCAAAGCGATGTATCATGCCGGGAAAGCCTGGATAGATCATGGTGAGCACGGTAATTCAGTGGCTTATGTCTGGCTGTTTTGTTCGGCTAAGTGTGGTTATGATCTGGCACAGAATGTGAGAGATGAAGTCGGTAATAAACTGGGCGTGGAAGCGGTTGTGCTATTGCAAAATTTTGCGAAACCATTACTGAAGAAAATCAATGAAGGCGGTGTCAGTAAGCACTTGTTAATCAAAGCATTTAATAAGTTGTATAAGCGGGATATTCCTATTCCCGGCTCGAATGAAAACTCTGAAGATATGCTGGCGCAGGAGCATGGTGAGTTGTTTGAAAATCTATCCGTGCAAAATGTTCCTGATCCCGCTTCTGAAAACAAAAGTATTCCGGCAGAAAAAGAAGATAAGGCTTCTTTTGAACAATCCGGTGTTCAGGTGAATACGGATTACACGGATAAAAATATGCACTAA
- the glgX gene encoding glycogen debranching protein GlgX, which translates to MRMRNDRLSRPYPLGATPDSKGCNFSVYVADDCQIQLALFDHKGKCRTFPLTNEYAGIHYLYIEGITAGQKYGYLIKQKEQRWHYIADPYAKALDGPLTYTPPLTTKKSFQLPKCVVVDDSFDWQDTDKPDIPREATVLFETHVKGLTQTNQAIPASLRGTYPGLVHPEMIKFYQAQGIRTLQFLPVAACMHETHLLEMNSVNYWGYNPYVFMAPDPRYAVKDAVTEFKTVVRELHKAGIEVILDVVYNHTAEGGGEGPLFNLRGLDSKYYLTSGPYFANFTGCGNTVDLSYQPALNLVMDTLRYWVKEYHIDGFRFDLAATLGRNGEEFSQNAAFFMAVAQDPILKQVKLIAEPWDIGPNGYQVGNFPFGWNETNDKLRDISRSFWRGDQGYLKEFATRLMGSRDLYSAANWPFKLTVNYITYHDGFTLQDLVSYRHKHNERNGEQNRDGHGDNRSENYGAEGPTQDKTICGVRARQKRNFMATVLFAFGMPHILTADLLSHSQQGNNNAYCQDNEISWLNWALNSEQQQFKDWCGALVKTREQFMIQFIDAFSGDSRNSNRVFWRRVDGKLMNQDDWNQLNSVALHLGIGDDGAELLYLINQTKAPARFSLPKDKSQQWQVICDTNTFTIMEGTASVEKLQPAMTMAILYYDPSSNNTETTT; encoded by the coding sequence ATGCGTATGAGAAATGACCGTTTATCCCGTCCTTATCCTTTAGGGGCAACACCAGATAGTAAAGGATGTAATTTTTCTGTTTATGTTGCAGATGACTGCCAGATTCAGTTAGCACTGTTTGATCACAAAGGTAAGTGCCGCACCTTTCCTCTGACCAATGAATATGCAGGTATTCACTATCTGTACATTGAGGGAATCACCGCGGGCCAGAAATATGGTTATCTGATTAAGCAGAAAGAGCAACGCTGGCATTACATCGCTGACCCATACGCAAAAGCGCTGGATGGACCGCTTACTTATACGCCGCCACTGACCACGAAAAAAAGTTTTCAGTTGCCGAAATGTGTGGTTGTTGATGACAGCTTCGACTGGCAGGACACAGACAAACCAGATATTCCGCGTGAGGCGACCGTTTTATTTGAAACCCATGTCAAAGGACTGACACAGACTAATCAGGCAATTCCGGCCAGCCTCAGGGGAACTTATCCGGGGTTGGTTCATCCTGAAATGATAAAATTTTATCAGGCACAGGGCATCCGGACGCTGCAATTTCTCCCTGTCGCAGCATGTATGCATGAAACTCACCTGCTTGAAATGAATTCGGTCAATTACTGGGGATACAACCCGTATGTCTTTATGGCGCCCGATCCCCGCTATGCCGTCAAAGATGCCGTGACAGAATTTAAAACTGTTGTCAGGGAACTGCACAAAGCAGGCATAGAAGTCATTCTTGATGTTGTGTACAACCACACAGCCGAAGGTGGCGGAGAAGGACCATTATTTAACCTGAGAGGGCTCGATAGTAAGTACTATCTTACAAGCGGCCCGTATTTTGCCAATTTCACCGGATGCGGCAATACTGTTGATTTGTCTTATCAACCGGCACTGAATCTGGTCATGGACACACTGCGATACTGGGTCAAGGAATATCACATCGATGGGTTCCGGTTTGATCTGGCAGCAACGCTGGGAAGAAACGGAGAAGAGTTCAGTCAGAATGCGGCTTTTTTCATGGCTGTGGCACAAGACCCGATCCTCAAACAGGTTAAGCTGATAGCCGAACCCTGGGATATCGGCCCCAATGGTTATCAGGTGGGTAACTTTCCGTTCGGATGGAATGAGACCAATGACAAACTCAGAGATATCAGCCGGAGTTTCTGGCGGGGTGATCAGGGATATCTGAAAGAATTTGCCACCCGCCTGATGGGCTCGCGGGATTTATACAGTGCCGCCAACTGGCCATTTAAATTAACCGTGAATTACATTACCTATCACGATGGATTCACCCTGCAGGATCTGGTGTCTTACCGGCATAAACACAACGAGCGAAACGGTGAGCAGAACAGAGACGGCCACGGTGATAACCGTTCCGAAAATTATGGTGCAGAAGGCCCGACACAGGATAAAACCATTTGTGGTGTCCGGGCGCGTCAGAAACGAAATTTTATGGCCACTGTCTTGTTTGCTTTCGGTATGCCACACATTCTCACCGCCGATCTGTTATCGCATTCACAGCAGGGAAACAACAACGCCTACTGCCAGGATAATGAAATCAGCTGGCTGAACTGGGCACTGAATTCGGAACAGCAGCAATTCAAAGACTGGTGTGGTGCTCTGGTCAAAACCCGGGAACAGTTTATGATCCAGTTCATCGATGCATTCAGCGGCGATTCCCGCAACTCCAACCGGGTTTTCTGGCGCAGAGTCGATGGCAAGTTAATGAACCAGGATGACTGGAACCAGCTGAATTCTGTTGCGCTTCATCTTGGTATCGGGGATGACGGTGCTGAATTACTTTACCTGATTAATCAAACCAAAGCCCCGGCCCGCTTTTCTCTGCCGAAAGACAAGAGCCAGCAATGGCAGGTCATTTGTGATACCAACACCTTTACCATAATGGAAGGCACAGCATCGGTTGAAAAGCTCCAGCCAGCCATGACGATG